The Oscillospiraceae bacterium genome contains a region encoding:
- the rsmH gene encoding ribosomal RNA small subunit methyltransferase H: MEFSHVPVLLDECLEGLAIDPAGTYLDGTAGGGGHSSEIAKRLTTGRLVSLDQDPDAVAAATERLKGLPATVVKTNFRNAREALEGLGICSINGALLDLGVSSHQLDDAARGFSYRADAPLDMRMSQTGPTAAELVNTASREELARILREYGEEPFAWAIAGRLVRQREEQPFATTLQLAGAVAAAVPPAVRRKDKNPARRTFQALRIAVNGELDALSEGLEEIFELLSPGGRLAVITFHSLEDRLVKNRFRQWATACTCPPEYPVCVCGGRAKARLVNKKPIEAGGGELEENRRSRSAKLRVLEKL; encoded by the coding sequence ATGGAGTTCAGCCACGTCCCCGTCCTGCTCGATGAATGCCTTGAGGGGCTTGCCATCGACCCGGCGGGCACCTACCTGGACGGCACCGCCGGAGGAGGCGGACATTCCAGTGAGATCGCAAAACGTCTTACCACCGGGCGGCTTGTCAGCCTTGACCAGGACCCGGATGCGGTGGCAGCCGCCACCGAAAGGCTTAAGGGCCTGCCCGCCACGGTGGTGAAGACGAATTTCCGCAACGCCCGCGAGGCGCTGGAAGGGCTGGGCATATGCAGCATCAACGGAGCCCTGCTGGACCTGGGAGTATCCTCGCACCAGCTGGACGACGCGGCCCGCGGGTTTTCCTACCGGGCCGACGCGCCGCTGGATATGCGCATGAGCCAAACCGGACCCACGGCGGCGGAGCTTGTGAACACCGCCAGCCGGGAGGAGCTGGCCCGCATTTTGCGGGAGTATGGCGAGGAGCCCTTTGCCTGGGCCATTGCGGGGCGGCTGGTGCGCCAGCGGGAGGAGCAGCCCTTTGCCACCACCCTGCAGCTTGCCGGGGCGGTGGCCGCGGCGGTGCCCCCAGCGGTGCGCCGCAAGGACAAGAACCCGGCGCGCCGGACCTTTCAGGCCCTGCGCATTGCGGTGAACGGCGAGCTGGACGCTTTGAGCGAGGGGCTGGAGGAGATTTTTGAGCTGCTGAGCCCCGGCGGGCGGCTTGCCGTGATCACCTTCCACTCGCTGGAGGACCGGCTGGTGAAGAACCGTTTCCGCCAGTGGGCCACCGCGTGCACCTGCCCGCCGGAATACCCGGTGTGCGTGTGCGGGGGCAGGGCGAAGGCAAGGCTGGTGAACAAAAAGCCCATCGAGGCCGGCGGCGGCGAGCTGGAAGAAAACCGCCGCAGCCGCTCGGCCAAGCTGCGGGTGCTGGAGAAGCTTTGA
- the spoVD_1 gene encoding stage V sporulation protein D, with amino-acid sequence MQNTPQNPKRNAQQGLPRFMRIRSYVLLGLFLLVGCGVLIWRLYDLQVVQHDEMLRQAANQQLKDTSITPQRGQIYDATGKVLAKSSIVWTITADPSQIKAPGLTKEQLKALGGEESEEAAAQRRAAKVSEASAGLAQLLGLEYQEVYDKLIDGTKQYVVLAKQMDKPVADRVKAYAREQKLPVSVAQDSKREYPYGAFAASVLGFMHADGYGFYGLEKQYEEILAGTPGRVLSQKNAWGNEVANDDRTQYDAQDGDSLVLTLNAEVQAVAEKYLENSVKANNVTERGVVIVMDVNTGAILAMATKPDFDPNDPMTIYDPDLAATLEGLEGDAFTQAQGEARQRQWKNKAITDLYVPGSVFKLITTSAAIDSGTCTPNSSFNCTGHYTVVTQDYSCADNGFGVLGVHGWQNMGEVLKNSCNLATIQEAQLMGKDVFSDYYNAFGFTAPTGVDLPAEQQIRAGVSYHAAEEMSAVDLASSSFGQAQKVTPIQMITAVSAVVNGGYLVQPHIVSQILDSEGNLVEQIDPSPKRQVISEETSAALRAMMEGVVDGGRDGASGRNAYVAGYRIGGKSGTSEKLDKGRRASDGEYEKVSSFVAVVPIDDPQIAVLAFVDEPHADTEFGSMLSAPLTGNIISEIAPYLGIETDPNYAAPAEVTVPDLTNPTNSAYLQWDMAQVTLNKLGLAHRRVGSGTAVLAQYPAAGAKVPGGTTVYLYTDSAEVSQVPVPDVRGKSAELASQMLAGAGLNVKLSGAEEGTVTAQDAAPDSQVPMGTVVTLTIEGAAPEE; translated from the coding sequence ATGCAGAATACGCCGCAAAACCCAAAACGAAACGCCCAGCAGGGCTTGCCCCGCTTTATGAGGATCCGCAGCTATGTGCTGCTGGGTCTGTTTTTGCTGGTGGGCTGCGGGGTGCTGATCTGGCGGCTGTATGACCTGCAGGTGGTGCAGCACGACGAGATGCTGCGCCAGGCCGCGAACCAGCAGCTGAAGGATACCTCCATCACGCCGCAGCGGGGGCAGATTTACGACGCGACCGGCAAGGTGCTGGCCAAGAGCAGCATCGTGTGGACCATTACGGCGGACCCCAGCCAGATCAAGGCCCCGGGGCTGACCAAGGAGCAGCTCAAGGCCCTGGGGGGCGAGGAGAGCGAGGAGGCCGCCGCCCAGCGCCGCGCGGCAAAGGTGAGCGAGGCGAGCGCCGGCCTTGCCCAGTTGCTGGGGCTGGAATACCAGGAGGTGTACGACAAGCTGATCGACGGCACAAAGCAATATGTGGTGCTTGCAAAACAGATGGATAAGCCCGTGGCGGACAGGGTAAAGGCCTATGCCCGCGAGCAAAAGCTGCCGGTGAGCGTTGCGCAGGATTCCAAGCGGGAATACCCCTACGGCGCGTTTGCGGCCAGCGTGCTGGGCTTTATGCACGCGGACGGCTACGGCTTTTATGGGCTGGAAAAGCAGTATGAAGAAATCCTGGCCGGAACCCCGGGCCGGGTGCTGAGCCAGAAAAACGCCTGGGGCAACGAGGTGGCCAACGACGACCGCACCCAGTACGACGCGCAGGACGGCGACAGCCTGGTGCTGACCCTGAACGCCGAGGTGCAGGCCGTGGCGGAAAAATACCTGGAAAACTCGGTCAAAGCGAACAATGTGACCGAGCGGGGCGTGGTGATCGTGATGGACGTGAACACCGGCGCGATCCTGGCCATGGCCACAAAACCGGATTTTGACCCCAATGACCCCATGACGATCTATGACCCGGACCTGGCGGCCACCCTGGAAGGGCTGGAGGGGGACGCCTTTACCCAGGCCCAGGGGGAGGCGCGCCAGCGCCAGTGGAAGAACAAGGCCATCACCGACCTGTACGTGCCGGGCTCGGTGTTCAAGCTGATCACCACCAGTGCGGCCATTGATTCGGGCACCTGCACGCCCAATTCCTCGTTCAACTGCACGGGGCATTACACCGTGGTGACGCAGGACTATTCCTGCGCGGATAACGGCTTTGGCGTGCTGGGCGTGCACGGCTGGCAGAACATGGGAGAGGTGCTGAAAAACAGCTGCAACCTGGCGACCATTCAGGAAGCGCAGCTGATGGGAAAGGACGTTTTTTCCGATTATTACAACGCGTTCGGCTTTACCGCGCCCACCGGCGTGGACCTGCCCGCCGAGCAGCAGATCCGGGCGGGCGTATCCTACCACGCGGCGGAGGAAATGAGCGCGGTGGACCTGGCGTCCTCGAGCTTTGGGCAGGCGCAGAAGGTGACCCCCATCCAGATGATCACCGCCGTGAGCGCGGTGGTGAACGGCGGCTACCTGGTACAGCCCCACATCGTGAGCCAGATCCTGGACAGCGAGGGCAACCTTGTGGAACAGATCGACCCCAGCCCCAAGCGGCAGGTGATCAGCGAGGAGACCTCGGCCGCGCTACGCGCCATGATGGAGGGCGTGGTGGACGGCGGGCGGGATGGGGCCTCGGGCCGCAACGCCTATGTGGCGGGGTACCGCATCGGCGGGAAATCCGGCACCAGTGAAAAGCTGGACAAGGGCCGCCGCGCCTCGGACGGCGAGTATGAAAAGGTTTCGAGCTTTGTGGCGGTGGTGCCCATCGACGACCCGCAGATCGCGGTGCTGGCTTTTGTGGACGAGCCCCACGCGGACACCGAGTTCGGTTCCATGCTGTCGGCCCCGCTGACCGGAAATATCATCAGCGAGATCGCGCCGTACCTGGGCATTGAGACCGACCCGAACTATGCGGCCCCGGCCGAGGTGACCGTGCCGGATTTGACAAACCCCACGAACAGCGCATATTTGCAGTGGGATATGGCCCAGGTGACCCTGAACAAGCTGGGCCTTGCCCACCGGAGGGTGGGCAGCGGCACCGCCGTGCTGGCGCAGTATCCGGCGGCGGGCGCCAAGGTGCCCGGCGGCACCACCGTGTACCTGTATACCGACAGCGCAGAGGTGAGCCAGGTGCCCGTGCCGGACGTGCGGGGCAAGAGCGCCGAGCTTGCCAGCCAGATGCTGGCGGGCGCGGGCCTGAACGTAAAGCTCAGCGGCGCAGAGGAGGGCACGGTGACCGCCCAGGACGCCGCGCCGGACAGCCAGGTGCCCATGGGCACCGTGGTCACCCTGACCATAGAGGGAGCCGCCCCGGAGGAGTGA
- a CDS encoding UDP-N-acetylmuramoyl-tripeptide--D-alanyl-D-alanine ligase: MQPISANQLLAGLFQAGSAGEEKITAVVTDSRRAGPGCVFVCFPGERVDGHDYAAAAIRAGAAYVVANHPVPGVPEKQLILAESSHRAMVRMGANYRMLFDPVMIGVTGSVGKTTTKEFCYAVLAAFGPAIKTEGNQNNEIGVPNTLFRLERDTRYAVVEMGMSALGEIERLARAARPSAGIITCIGVSHLETLGSRENILKAKLELCAGLPDGAPLALNADDEYLARAKAEGRIPGRLAPVWYGIDAPWAEVRATALESGPEGERFTLEDARHGSFAAAIPALGRHNVYDALAAYAAATRLGLEPARCAAALAEYQAAGMRQRVVHKEGLTVIEDCYNASPDSMRASLAMFQGFAAKDGRKFALLGDMLELGRIEAEAHAEVGRLAAAVGLAGLVAFGPASRGMAEAAQKAGLDAVWCQTPAEALEQLQRRLRPGDALLAKASRGMKLENILKALYGEQALQ, from the coding sequence ATGCAGCCTATCTCTGCAAACCAACTGCTGGCGGGCCTTTTTCAGGCGGGCTCGGCAGGGGAGGAAAAGATCACCGCGGTTGTGACGGACAGCCGCCGGGCCGGGCCCGGCTGTGTGTTCGTGTGTTTTCCCGGCGAGAGGGTGGACGGCCATGACTACGCCGCCGCCGCGATCCGGGCCGGGGCGGCCTATGTGGTGGCGAACCACCCGGTGCCCGGCGTGCCGGAAAAGCAGCTGATCCTGGCCGAGAGCAGCCACCGGGCGATGGTGCGCATGGGAGCAAACTACCGCATGCTGTTTGACCCCGTGATGATCGGGGTGACCGGCAGCGTGGGAAAGACCACCACCAAGGAGTTCTGCTACGCTGTTTTGGCGGCGTTTGGGCCCGCGATCAAAACCGAGGGCAACCAGAACAACGAGATCGGCGTGCCGAACACCCTGTTCCGGCTGGAGCGGGATACCAGGTATGCCGTGGTGGAGATGGGCATGAGCGCGCTGGGCGAGATTGAGCGGCTGGCGCGCGCAGCGCGGCCCAGCGCCGGGATCATTACCTGCATCGGCGTATCGCACCTGGAAACGCTGGGCAGCCGGGAGAACATTTTAAAGGCGAAGCTGGAATTGTGCGCGGGCCTGCCGGACGGCGCGCCCCTGGCGCTGAACGCGGACGACGAGTATCTGGCCCGGGCCAAGGCAGAGGGGAGGATCCCCGGGCGCCTGGCGCCGGTGTGGTACGGCATCGACGCGCCCTGGGCCGAGGTGCGGGCCACCGCGCTGGAGAGCGGGCCCGAGGGGGAGCGGTTCACCCTGGAGGACGCGCGGCACGGCAGCTTTGCCGCGGCGATCCCCGCGCTGGGACGGCACAATGTGTACGACGCGCTGGCCGCCTATGCGGCGGCCACCCGCCTGGGGCTTGAGCCCGCCCGCTGCGCGGCGGCCCTGGCAGAGTATCAGGCCGCCGGTATGCGCCAGCGCGTCGTGCACAAGGAGGGCCTGACCGTGATCGAGGACTGCTACAACGCAAGCCCCGACAGCATGCGGGCGAGCCTTGCCATGTTCCAGGGGTTTGCCGCAAAAGACGGCAGAAAATTTGCCCTGCTGGGTGATATGCTGGAGCTTGGCCGCATTGAGGCCGAGGCCCACGCCGAGGTGGGCAGGCTTGCGGCGGCAGTCGGGCTTGCGGGGCTTGTGGCCTTTGGCCCCGCCAGCAGGGGCATGGCGGAAGCGGCCCAAAAGGCGGGGCTGGACGCCGTGTGGTGCCAAACGCCCGCAGAGGCGCTGGAACAGCTGCAGCGCAGGCTGCGCCCGGGCGACGCGCTGCTGGCGAAGGCCAGCCGCGGCATGAAGCTGGAAAATATTTTAAAAGCCCTTTACGGGGAGCAGGCTTTGCAATAA
- the mraY2 gene encoding phospho-N-acetylmuramoyl-pentapeptide-transferase has product MARYALILAAACGFILSAVSGVFLVPFLRRIHFGQTIKEIGPTWHNKKQGTPTMGGLCFIFGSTVAVALAFLSLLQTGPELVEGAGSQNMFIAMFSAFAFGMVGFLDDFIKVVKKRNLGLHAWQKIAAQLIITTVLLLALHMNGTLSTAVTLPLFGFVDLGIWFYPLSYVLIIGMVNAVNLTDGIDGLCSCVTFVCMLGFLSLSSFLGQFNLSIFAAALAGALAGFLFWNFYPAKTFMGDTGSMFLGGAVAGFAYGMGRPELLFFLGAVYIWEAATVVIQVGYFKLTHGKRLFKMTPIHHSFEMRGWSEVKIDAVFSFIAMAAVALGMMFAYIYY; this is encoded by the coding sequence ATGGCACGCTATGCGCTGATCCTGGCGGCCGCCTGCGGGTTCATCCTCTCTGCAGTGTCGGGTGTTTTTCTGGTGCCGTTTTTGCGGCGAATCCATTTTGGGCAGACCATCAAGGAGATCGGGCCCACCTGGCACAATAAAAAACAGGGAACCCCCACCATGGGCGGGCTGTGCTTTATTTTTGGCAGCACTGTGGCGGTGGCGCTTGCCTTTTTGTCGCTGCTGCAGACCGGGCCGGAGCTTGTGGAGGGCGCGGGCAGCCAGAACATGTTCATTGCCATGTTCTCGGCCTTTGCTTTTGGCATGGTGGGCTTTTTGGATGATTTTATCAAGGTGGTGAAAAAGCGCAACCTGGGGCTGCACGCCTGGCAGAAGATCGCGGCGCAACTGATTATCACCACCGTGCTGCTGCTGGCGCTGCACATGAACGGCACCCTTTCCACCGCGGTGACGCTGCCCCTGTTCGGCTTTGTGGATCTGGGAATCTGGTTTTACCCGCTCTCGTATGTGCTGATCATCGGCATGGTGAACGCGGTGAACCTGACCGACGGCATCGACGGGCTGTGCAGCTGCGTGACCTTTGTGTGCATGCTGGGCTTTTTGAGCCTTTCCAGCTTTTTGGGGCAGTTCAACCTGTCGATCTTTGCGGCGGCGCTGGCCGGCGCGTTGGCGGGCTTTTTATTCTGGAATTTTTACCCGGCCAAGACCTTTATGGGCGACACCGGCAGCATGTTCCTGGGCGGCGCGGTGGCCGGGTTTGCCTACGGCATGGGCCGGCCGGAGCTGCTGTTTTTCCTGGGGGCCGTGTATATCTGGGAGGCCGCTACGGTGGTGATCCAGGTGGGGTATTTTAAGCTCACCCACGGCAAACGCCTGTTTAAAATGACCCCGATCCACCACTCGTTTGAGATGCGCGGCTGGAGCGAGGTGAAGATCGACGCGGTATTCAGCTTTATCGCCATGGCGGCGGTGGCGCTGGGCATGATGTTCGCATACATTTATTATTGA
- the spoVE_1 gene encoding stage V sporulation protein E: MTETPMRRPGPTSAPRNAPPPRPPRPVRDEAPRQAARRAPAPRRPAPKAPPAPMFFRKAGPVNGGFVATLLVLVVFGLLMLFSASTASAFYKFGDSFYYIRSQALYAALGLGVMWAVSRVDYHWLRQFTWPLYGVVLILLVVVIATCDPINGCRRWLYWEGVRLPTVQVSEIAKFSMILCTAHLFEKYKNRVKGFQYGVLAPAVLLVPVLVLLVFEPHYSAMVLMCCITAAMMFCGGTGLGWFGAGLAAAGGGGAWFLMTRMDYVQERLAGWLDPFSDVLDSTHQTAQSLYTIGSGGLFGVGLGNSVQKHLWLPEAQNDFIFSVLCEELGFVGALLCILLFALLLVQGIVIAVRSPDRFGSLLVVGVMAQVGFQFMFNVAVVTNTVPNTGISLPFFSSGGTSLLLLLGEMGVVLSVCRAGNKKRAEQRAAEAEERARQAGRAPQEKTVFHAGR; encoded by the coding sequence ATGACGGAAACACCCATGCGGCGGCCGGGGCCGACTTCCGCCCCGCGGAACGCGCCGCCGCCCCGCCCGCCCCGCCCTGTGCGGGACGAGGCGCCCCGGCAGGCGGCCCGGCGCGCGCCGGCGCCGCGGCGGCCCGCCCCCAAAGCGCCGCCGGCGCCCATGTTTTTTAGGAAGGCGGGCCCGGTGAACGGCGGGTTTGTGGCGACACTGCTGGTGCTGGTGGTGTTCGGCCTGCTGATGCTGTTCAGCGCCAGCACGGCCAGCGCTTTTTACAAATTCGGCGACAGCTTTTATTACATCCGCTCCCAGGCGCTGTATGCGGCGCTGGGGCTGGGGGTGATGTGGGCGGTGAGCCGGGTGGATTACCACTGGCTGCGCCAGTTCACCTGGCCGCTTTACGGGGTGGTGCTGATCCTGCTGGTGGTGGTGATTGCCACCTGCGACCCCATCAACGGGTGCAGGCGCTGGCTGTACTGGGAGGGCGTGCGCCTGCCCACCGTGCAGGTGAGCGAGATCGCAAAGTTTTCGATGATCCTGTGCACGGCGCATTTGTTTGAAAAATATAAAAACCGGGTGAAGGGCTTCCAGTACGGCGTGCTGGCGCCGGCCGTGCTGCTGGTGCCGGTGCTGGTACTGCTGGTGTTTGAGCCCCATTATTCGGCCATGGTGCTGATGTGCTGCATTACCGCGGCGATGATGTTCTGCGGCGGCACGGGCCTTGGCTGGTTCGGCGCGGGGCTTGCGGCGGCGGGCGGCGGCGGCGCATGGTTTTTGATGACCCGCATGGACTACGTGCAGGAGCGGCTTGCCGGCTGGCTGGACCCATTTTCAGACGTGCTGGACTCGACCCACCAGACCGCCCAGAGCCTTTACACCATCGGCTCGGGGGGGCTGTTCGGCGTGGGGCTGGGCAACAGCGTGCAAAAGCACCTGTGGCTGCCCGAGGCGCAGAACGACTTTATTTTTTCGGTGCTGTGCGAGGAGCTGGGCTTTGTGGGGGCGCTGCTGTGCATTTTGCTGTTCGCCCTGCTGCTGGTGCAGGGGATCGTGATCGCGGTGCGCTCGCCCGACCGGTTCGGCAGCCTGTTGGTGGTGGGGGTGATGGCGCAGGTGGGCTTTCAGTTTATGTTCAACGTGGCCGTGGTGACGAACACCGTGCCCAACACCGGCATCAGCCTGCCGTTCTTTTCGTCCGGGGGGACCAGCCTTTTGCTGCTGCTGGGCGAGATGGGCGTTGTGCTGAGCGTGTGCCGCGCCGGGAATAAAAAGCGGGCCGAGCAGCGCGCGGCCGAGGCGGAGGAGCGCGCCCGGCAGGCGGGCCGCGCGCCGCAGGAAAAGACCGTGTTCCACGCGGGGCGCTGA
- a CDS encoding undecaprenyldiphospho-muramoylpentapeptide beta-N- acetylglucosaminyltransferase has translation MRVLIAAGGTAGHINPALAIAGAIKSHCPAAEVHFAGRRGGMEYGLVTRAGYPFHHIEVNGIQRSLTPKNLLRNAQAAYHLALSGPRARRMLRELRPDLVIGCGGYVSGPVVRCAAKMGMRTAIHEQNAFPGVTNKLLAKDVDVIFAAVPAAVEKLGAPEKTSVVGNPVRPEIFMQDRALARAKLGAGTRTVILSFGGSLGARRINEVVAELAAWEQAQQRPLLHLHATGSRGVELFERLAKEKGFACGDSLRVSEYINNMPELLAAADLVISRAGALTLAELEAVGRAAILIPSPNVAENHQYYNALELQKAGAAVVLEEKELTGEALIAQVERLLSEPGKLAIMGKMAHTLAEPESLEKIWARLAALMELK, from the coding sequence ATGCGCGTATTGATCGCAGCCGGCGGGACCGCCGGACATATCAACCCTGCCCTGGCCATTGCGGGGGCCATTAAAAGCCATTGCCCGGCTGCCGAGGTGCATTTTGCGGGCCGCCGGGGCGGCATGGAATATGGGCTGGTGACCCGCGCCGGCTACCCGTTCCACCACATTGAGGTGAACGGCATCCAGCGCAGCCTGACCCCCAAAAACCTGCTGCGCAACGCACAGGCGGCGTATCACCTGGCGCTTTCGGGGCCGCGGGCCAGGCGCATGCTGCGGGAGCTGCGGCCGGACCTGGTGATTGGCTGCGGGGGATATGTGAGCGGGCCGGTGGTGCGCTGCGCCGCGAAAATGGGCATGCGCACGGCCATCCACGAGCAGAACGCCTTCCCGGGCGTGACCAACAAACTTTTGGCCAAGGACGTGGACGTGATTTTTGCGGCGGTGCCCGCCGCTGTGGAAAAGCTGGGCGCGCCCGAAAAGACCAGCGTGGTGGGCAACCCCGTGCGCCCCGAGATCTTTATGCAGGACCGCGCGCTGGCCCGCGCAAAGCTTGGGGCGGGCACACGCACGGTCATTTTGAGCTTTGGCGGCAGCCTGGGAGCGCGGCGCATCAACGAGGTGGTAGCCGAGCTGGCGGCCTGGGAACAGGCGCAGCAGCGGCCGCTTTTGCACCTGCACGCCACCGGGAGCCGGGGCGTGGAGCTGTTTGAACGGCTGGCAAAAGAAAAGGGCTTTGCCTGCGGGGACAGCCTGCGGGTGAGCGAGTATATCAACAACATGCCCGAGCTTTTGGCTGCGGCGGACCTGGTGATCAGCCGGGCGGGCGCGCTGACCCTGGCGGAGCTGGAGGCCGTGGGCCGGGCGGCGATTTTGATCCCCAGCCCGAATGTGGCGGAAAACCACCAGTATTACAACGCGCTGGAGCTGCAGAAGGCGGGCGCCGCCGTGGTGCTGGAAGAAAAGGAATTGACCGGGGAAGCGCTGATTGCCCAGGTGGAACGGCTGCTGAGCGAACCCGGCAAGCTGGCGATCATGGGCAAAATGGCCCACACCTTGGCGGAGCCGGAGAGCCTGGAAAAAATATGGGCCAGGCTGGCGGCGCTGATGGAGCTGAAGTAA